Proteins encoded in a region of the Streptomyces sp. NBC_01298 genome:
- a CDS encoding RelA/SpoT family protein, giving the protein MSAEATNPEARPEALPELRRRGRTRLDLRRLGRAALLGPTPRDRLPDAIGHVAEAHRAHHPDADLSLLRRAYLLAETSHRGQMRKSGEPYITHPLAVTLILAELGAETTTLTASLLHDTVEDTDVTLDQVREEFGDEVCFIVDGVTKVEKIDYGAAAEPETFRKMLVATGNDVRVMSIKLADRLHNMRTLGVMRPEKQARIAKVTRDVLIPLAERLGVQALKTELEDLVFAILHPEEYEHTRALIAAHAGERDPLPAIADSVRAVLRDAGIAAEVVVRPRHFVSVHRISLKRGELRGSDFGRLLVLVGENADCYAVLGELHTCFTPVISEFKDFIASPKFNLYQSLHTAFATSEGPTTQVAEVIVRTRQMHRVAEAGVVALGNPYTSPPSAEPVAASDCEEERVDPTRPGWLSRLLDWQQSAPDPDTFWDVLRSELAQDREITVFRADGGTLGLPAGASCIDAAYAQYGEAAHGCIGARVNGRLTSLSSRLSDGDTVQLLLSHDASSGPTADWLDHARTPAARIAVSSWLEAHPDGARPADAAPRAPLSVIGLRSGGGNAVADLPDATVRLAGCCTPVPPDAVEGFVIRGGVVTVHRVHCASVAQMRAVGRTPVAVHWRATADCRVTLLAESFGRPHLLADLTEAIAREGVEVVSATVEPPVEQRVRHSYTLQLPDATGLPALMRAMRDVPGVYDVSRA; this is encoded by the coding sequence ATGAGTGCAGAGGCCACGAACCCCGAAGCACGTCCCGAAGCGCTCCCTGAACTTCGCAGACGTGGCAGGACCAGGCTTGACCTGCGACGACTCGGCCGGGCCGCGCTGCTCGGGCCCACGCCCCGGGACCGGCTGCCGGACGCCATCGGCCATGTCGCCGAAGCGCACCGCGCCCATCACCCCGACGCGGACCTGTCGCTCCTGCGCCGTGCGTACCTGCTCGCCGAGACCTCGCACCGCGGTCAGATGCGCAAGAGCGGTGAGCCGTACATCACACATCCGCTCGCCGTCACGCTCATCCTGGCCGAACTGGGTGCCGAAACCACGACCCTGACGGCCTCGCTCCTCCACGACACCGTCGAGGACACCGACGTGACCCTCGATCAGGTCCGCGAGGAGTTCGGCGACGAGGTCTGCTTCATCGTCGACGGCGTCACCAAGGTCGAGAAGATCGACTACGGCGCCGCCGCCGAGCCCGAGACCTTCCGCAAGATGCTCGTCGCCACCGGCAACGACGTCCGCGTGATGTCCATCAAGCTCGCCGACCGGCTGCACAACATGCGCACCCTCGGGGTGATGCGGCCCGAGAAACAGGCCCGCATCGCGAAGGTCACCCGCGACGTCCTCATCCCGCTCGCCGAACGGCTCGGCGTGCAGGCCCTGAAGACCGAGCTGGAGGACCTCGTCTTCGCGATCCTGCACCCCGAGGAGTACGAGCACACCCGCGCGCTCATCGCGGCCCACGCGGGCGAGCGCGACCCGCTGCCCGCCATCGCCGACTCGGTACGGGCCGTCCTGCGCGACGCCGGCATCGCGGCCGAGGTCGTGGTGCGGCCCCGGCACTTCGTCTCCGTGCACCGGATCTCCCTCAAGCGCGGGGAGCTGCGCGGCTCCGACTTCGGCCGCCTGCTGGTCCTCGTGGGGGAGAACGCGGACTGTTATGCCGTGCTGGGGGAGCTGCACACCTGCTTCACCCCGGTCATCTCCGAGTTCAAGGACTTCATCGCCTCCCCGAAGTTCAACCTCTACCAGTCCCTGCACACCGCCTTCGCCACGTCCGAGGGGCCCACCACCCAAGTCGCCGAGGTCATCGTCCGGACCCGGCAGATGCACCGGGTCGCGGAGGCGGGCGTCGTGGCGCTGGGCAATCCGTACACCTCCCCGCCGTCGGCGGAGCCGGTCGCGGCGTCCGACTGCGAGGAGGAGCGGGTCGATCCGACCCGGCCCGGCTGGCTCTCGCGGCTGCTCGACTGGCAGCAGTCGGCGCCCGACCCCGACACCTTCTGGGACGTCCTGCGCTCGGAGCTGGCCCAGGACCGCGAGATCACCGTGTTCCGGGCCGACGGGGGCACGCTGGGCCTGCCGGCCGGCGCCAGCTGTATCGACGCCGCCTACGCGCAGTACGGCGAGGCGGCCCACGGCTGTATCGGCGCCCGGGTCAACGGGCGCCTCACCTCCCTCTCCTCCCGGCTCTCGGACGGGGACACCGTCCAGCTCCTGCTCTCGCACGACGCCTCCTCGGGACCCACCGCCGACTGGCTGGACCACGCCAGGACCCCGGCCGCCCGGATCGCCGTCAGCAGCTGGCTGGAGGCCCACCCCGACGGGGCCCGGCCCGCCGACGCGGCCCCCAGGGCGCCGCTCTCGGTGATCGGCCTGCGCAGTGGCGGGGGCAACGCCGTCGCCGACCTGCCGGACGCCACCGTGCGGCTCGCGGGGTGCTGCACCCCGGTGCCGCCCGACGCCGTCGAGGGGTTCGTCATCCGCGGCGGGGTCGTCACCGTGCACCGGGTCCACTGCGCGAGCGTGGCCCAGATGCGGGCGGTGGGGCGCACCCCCGTCGCCGTGCACTGGCGGGCGACCGCGGACTGCCGGGTCACCCTGCTCGCCGAATCGTTCGGCCGCCCGCACCTGCTGGCCGATCTGACCGAGGCCATCGCCCGCGAGGGGGTCGAGGTGGTGTCCGCGACCGTGGAGCCGCCCGTCGAACAGCGGGTCCGGCACAGCTACACCCTGCAGCTGCCCGACGCGACGGGCCTCCCGGCGCTGATGCGGGCCATGCGGGACGTGCCGGGGGTCTACGACGTCAGCCGGGCGTAA
- the dapF gene encoding diaminopimelate epimerase, whose product MTQTSLSFLKGHGTENDFVIVPDPDNAIELPASAVARLCDRRAGIGADGVLHVVRSAAHPEAAHLADEAEWFMDYRNSDGSIAEMCGNGVRVFARYLQHAGHVEPGDLAVATRGGVKRVHLDKTGDVTVSMGRAELPAGEVTVSVGERSWPARNVNMGNPHAVAFVDSLDDAGTLLDPPPYSPASAYPTGVNVEFVVDRGPRHVAMRVHERGSGETRSCGTGACAVAVAAIRRDGADPAVTGAPATYTVDLPGGTLVITEHPDGRIEMTGPAVIVAEGEFDPAWLTETAFA is encoded by the coding sequence GTGACGCAGACCAGCCTCTCCTTCCTCAAGGGCCACGGCACCGAGAACGACTTCGTGATCGTCCCGGACCCGGACAACGCCATCGAGCTGCCGGCCTCCGCCGTGGCGCGGCTGTGCGACCGGCGCGCCGGGATCGGCGCGGACGGCGTGCTGCACGTCGTGCGCTCCGCCGCGCACCCCGAGGCCGCGCACCTGGCCGACGAGGCCGAGTGGTTCATGGACTACCGCAACAGCGACGGCTCCATCGCCGAGATGTGCGGCAACGGCGTCCGCGTCTTCGCCCGCTACCTCCAGCACGCCGGACACGTGGAGCCGGGCGACCTGGCCGTCGCCACGCGCGGCGGGGTCAAGCGGGTGCACCTCGACAAGACCGGCGACGTGACCGTCTCCATGGGCCGCGCCGAGCTGCCCGCGGGCGAGGTCACCGTCTCCGTCGGCGAGCGCTCCTGGCCCGCGCGCAACGTCAACATGGGGAACCCGCACGCGGTGGCCTTCGTTGACAGTCTGGACGACGCCGGGACCCTGCTGGACCCGCCCCCGTACAGCCCGGCGTCCGCCTACCCGACGGGTGTCAACGTCGAGTTCGTCGTCGACCGCGGCCCCCGGCACGTCGCCATGCGCGTCCATGAGCGAGGCTCCGGCGAGACCCGCTCCTGCGGCACCGGCGCCTGCGCGGTCGCCGTGGCGGCCATCCGCCGCGACGGCGCCGACCCGGCCGTCACCGGCGCGCCGGCCACGTACACCGTCGATCTGCCCGGCGGCACGCTGGTCATCACCGAGCACCCCGACGGGCGGATCGAGATGACCGGACCCGCCGTGATCGTGGCCGAGGGCGAGTTCGATCCCGCCTGGCTCACCGAAACGGCTTTCGCCTGA